Proteins encoded together in one Impatiens glandulifera chromosome 1, dImpGla2.1, whole genome shotgun sequence window:
- the LOC124919888 gene encoding heat shock 70 kDa protein 4-like produces MQAKQDGPVIGIDLGTSYSCVGVWQHDHVEIIVNNQGNKTTPSCVAFTQTGRLIGDPAKNQASTNSINTVFDAKRLIGKRFSDPRVQSDAKYWPFKIVSGLEDKPMIVVNYKGEEKHFCAEEISSMVLMNMKEIAESYLGTPVKNAVITVPAYFNESQRQATKDAGLISGLNVMRILMEPAAAALAYGLDKRSPTNIGEKNVLVFDLGGGTLSVSLLTIEEGIFEVKGVAGNTHLGGEDFDNIMVNHFVQEFKRKNNKDISVSPRAMRRLKTACERMKRVLSTNSEAIIEVENLFEGIDFYSKITRAKFEEMNMDLFLKCMEYVYICLNNAKIDMNDVHDVVLVGGSSRIPILQQLLQEIFDGKELCNTINPDEAVAYGAAVQAAILSCDENEKIQDVLLLEVIPISLGIETSEGIMSVLIPSNTVIPTIKEQVFTTSFDNQSFVVIEVYEGERIKAKDNNLLGIFTLSGIPPAARGVSQLTVCFKIDTNGILDVSAKVKTVDETNTMTTIRNENGRFSKEEIEKMIQDAKKFKAEEDEELKKKGADARNAVEKYV; encoded by the exons ATGCAAGCGAAACAGGATGGACCGGTTATCGGAATCGATCTGGGTACGTCTTACTCTTGTGTTGGAGTATGGCAGCACGACCATGTCGAAATCATTGTCAACAATCAGGGCAACAAAACAACGCCTTCCTGCGTTGCATTCACCCAAACAGGGCGATTGATTGGCGACCCGGCCAAGAATCAAGCATCTACCAACTCCATCAACACTGTTTTCG ATGCAAAGAGATTGATTGGTAAAAGATTTAGCGATCCGCGCGTGCAAAGTGATGCTAAGTACTGGCCATTCAAGATCGTTTCTGGGTTAGAAGACAAACCAATGATTGTTGTCAATTATAAAGGCGAGGAGAAGCATTTCTGTGCAGAGGAAATCTCTTCCATGGTTCTAATGAACATGAAAGAGATCGCTGAATCTTATTTAGGAACGCCAGTAAAAAACGCTGTCATTACAGTTCCTGCCTATTTCAATGAATCACAAAGACAAGCCACCAAAGACGCTGGTTTAATCTCTGGTTTAAACGTGATGCGTATCCTCATGGAGCCAGCTGCTGCTGCGCTTGCCTACGGTCTAGACAAGAGATCACCAACCAACATTGGAGAAAAGAACGTCCTCGTTTTCGACCTTGGTGGAGGAACACTTAGTGTCTCACTCTTGACTATTGAAGAGGGTATCTTTGAAGTGAAGGGCGTAGCTGGTAATACCCATTTGGGGGGAGAGGATTTTGATAACATAATGGTGAATCATTTTGTGCAGGAATTCAAACGTAAGAACAATAAGGATATTAGTGTAAGCCCTCGTGCTATGAGGAGGTTGAAGACGGCTTGCGAGAGGATGAAAAGAGTTCTTTCAACTAATTCCGAGGCGATTATAGAAGTTGAAAATCTCTTTGAGGGTATTGATTTTTACTCAAAAATAACCAGAGCTAAGTTTGAGGAAATGAACATGGATCTATTCTTGAAGTGTATGgaatatgtttatatatgtttgaacaaTGCAAAGATAGACATGAATGACGTTCATGATGTTGTTTTGGTTGGTGGGTCATCAAGAATTCCAATATTGCAACAGCTTCTTCAAGAAATCTTTGATGGCAAAGAACTCTGCAATACAATCAACCCTGATGAAGCTGTCGCCTACGGTGCTGCAGTTCAAGCTGCAATTTTATCTTGTGATGAAAATGAGAAAATTCAAGATGTTCTTCTTCTGGAAGTCATTCCAATTTCTCTAGGAATTGAAACAAGTGAAGGTATCATGTCGGTTTTGATTCCTAGCAATACCGTCATTCCTACAATAAAGGAACAGGTATTCACTACTTCCTTCGATAACCAATCATTTGTTGTTATTGAAGTATACGAAGGGGAGAGAATTAAGGCGAAAGACAATAACTTGCTTGGAATATTTACACTTTCTGGAATTCCCCCTGCGGCTAGAGGTGTTAGTCAATTGACTGTTTGTTTTAAAATAGACACGAACGGGATATTAGATGTTTCAGCAAAGGTGAAAACAGTTGATGAGACAAATACGATGACGACGATAAGGAATGAAAATGGGAGGTTTTCGAAGGAAGAGATAGAGAAGATGATTCAAGATGCGAAGAAGTTTAAGGCAGAGGAGGATGAGGAGCTTAAGAAGAAGGGAGCAGATGCCAGGAATGCAGTGGAGAAGTATGTTTAA